Proteins encoded by one window of Dendropsophus ebraccatus isolate aDenEbr1 chromosome 4, aDenEbr1.pat, whole genome shotgun sequence:
- the NUDT22 gene encoding uridine diphosphate glucose pyrophosphatase NUDT22 — MDPEISILYSSPTPQGIPQRKVHAQLSPLYQRRRLPPPLEEQILADWEERQRKQPWVFNGAKFRLHSVLPEDDAGTRDRDAAKQNKDGLSKESSECDGGKEKGESDATQGEEGGLTLHLALTCYRDFLGTNWSGEASALQERGGQEFGDPQAYLAQPLGVGAALQCKDGLFVMLRRSHRVGEAPGLLDVPGGHPEPKAVAPDIPEEELSLDVLQPELVIRELFSSILAEIRDEVNLPVSTLSEPLLLGIARNHTSAGRPSAEFYVKCSLTSEEVKERYLQGGPEAHESTEIIFLKKEDLLTIENTEMWKELCPSAKGCVKLYLMVQEQKS; from the exons ATGGATCCAGAGATCTCCATACTGTACAGCAGTCCTACCCCGCAGGGCATCCCTCAGCGTAAGGTCCACGCTCAGCTCTCCCCACTGTATCAGCGACGTCGCCTTCCTCCTCCATTAGAGGAGCAGATTCTTGCAGACTGGGAAGAACGTCAACGAAAGCAACCATGGGTATTTAATGGAGCAAAATTCAGGCTTCATTCTGTCTTGCCAGAAGATGATGCTGGAACAAGGGATAGAGATGCAGCCAAGCAGAATAAGGATGGACTGAGTAAAGAAAGCAGTGAGTGTGATGGAGGAAAGGAAAAGGGAGAAAGTGATGCTACCCAGGGTGAGGAAGGAGGGCTTACCCTACACTTGGCCCTAACATGCTATAGAGACTTCCTAGGAACCAACTGGTCAGGTGAGGCAAGTGCCCTACAAGAAAGGGGAGGACAAGAGTTTGGGGACCCTCAGGCTTACTTGGCACAGCCGCTTGGTGTAGGAGCTGCCTTACAGTGTAAAGATGGACTCTTTGTCATGCTGAGAAGAAGCCATAGGGTAGGAGAGGCGCCGGGTCTTCTTGATGTTCCAGGAGGACACCCTGAACCAAAG GCTGTTGCTCCTGATATTCCCGAGGAAGAGTTGAGTTTGGACGTTTTACAACCAGAATTGGTGATCAGAGAACTGTTCTCATCCATTCTGGCTGAGATACGGGATGAG GTCAATTTACCAGTGTCTACCCTTAGTGAACCTCTTCTTTTGGGTATTGCTCGCAATCACACCAGTGCAGGCCGGCCTAGTGCTGAATTCTATGTCAA GTGCAGTTTGACTTCAGAGGAGGTGAAAGAAAGGTATTTGCAGGGTGGCCCCGAAGCACATGAATCAACAGAAATCATTTTTCTTAAAAAAGAG GATTTACTGACCATTGAGAATACGGAAATGTGGAAAGAGTTATGTCCTTCAGCAAAAGGTTGTGTGAAACTGTATCTTATGGTGCAGGAACAGAAGTCCTAA